CCGATGACTTAACATCTGTTGAATTTGATTTTCGACCATTAGATGGTATAGAAAAGCTGCGAACCATAACACCAGGAGGTTCTGGAAGTGGTGTGGCTATGCATGATGAAATTGGTACTTGTTTGCTTATTGCATTTACCCCTTGACCTCTAGGCACCAGAGGGGCTGAATGGCCAATTAAATTGAAAGATCCTAAATGTTTTCGACAACCTATTGGAGGCCTTGGAAGCTCATGAAGCTCATTTATTCTTGGCGATGTTACAGGAGGAGGTACAGATAGCTTAGGTGTGGTAATGCTTGTTGGTTTTGCTGGGACTCCCGCCAGATGTTCCACTGATGACATGGAATTGTTTGTAAAAGAAGCTGGTTTGCTTGGTAATGGTGTACTTGTCAACGGACCAGAAAAAACTTGTCTGCCAATCTTCTTTGAATCAGATGTATTTGATGTAATCAACTGAGACATCCCCCCTTCGGTACATGCAGAAGGCATTCTGATGGGGCTACCAACAGTTTTGCTCTCTTTAAATACTGACTGCTTTATAGGTAAACTGGTGGGGCTTGGCAGCTCAACATCTCTGTAATTGTTGCCAAGAAAATTTGGTTGCAATGGAGATGAATGCCATAATTGTGTTGGACATACACCCTTGTTTTCCACCCCAGAAGCAGAAATCGAATTAGTTGGACCTGTTGAGGTCGAGCTCTTAACATTAACAGGAGTAGGAAGAGCATACGTGTAAAACCTCTCTGTTGATAAAGGCTGCATCTGACTAGTCGTTTCAGATGATTTAGGGTTCCTATCAGAAAAAAGAGGTGCTGACAGACTGACAGCCCTAACATCCTTGTTGAAAGGAGAGGAATCTGATTCACATCTATCTACATCATCCTAAACAACAAAGATAAACATGCCGATAATTGTTCAAGtacaatgaaggcagtttgcagtttcatCTACAATAATAACAAGATCTGCTAGATAAGAGGAAATTATACAAATATATAGGAAATACTAATGTTATTTCAGATTATAGAAGTTTTCAGTCTGCTTAAAAAttaataacaatagttatcactTATCAATATCAAACTACTTGGATCCCTACAGACATTTGGCAAGAAGCATAATTTATATAGTGTCAGTAAGGTATTAAAAACTAGATGTACAGATTCAAAActcttcctttctcctttctcTCACACGTGCTTTCTCTCCCCCTTCCCACCATGCTGTCATTGCCTTGTCTGCTGCATTGACATTGCCTCCTCAAGGGTCATTGTTCTCTCCTCCTACTGATATGCCTCATCCTAGTCTGCCtcctccacacacacacacacacaaaccccCGGCGGTAAGATAATTGCTATCAGCATCAGGTAAAGATTTTAAACCTTGGTGTGCACCAGATTGCTATGTCAATCAGCATAGTTGTAAAACATATCATGCCAAAGAGGTATCAGCATTCCATGTGTCAGACCATGTCAAAAAGTAGATATATGTCTGCGTCAATTTTCAATTTATGTTGGCCAGGATAGGAACACACCGACTAGTATTGTGCCTTGCCAAAAAGGCATCAGTACCCTTAGTGATATATCTACTTTTTTTTATGTGCCTTGCCAGGATAGGAACACAATCCTTGATGTGCACCCAAGAAAACACAGCACTGACCAAGCAATTCAGAAGATTTTTGGTCGTAGCAAGTGATACTCATCATAAATTTCTAGGCCTTTTGTCTTGCTGTAAGTCGATGTCCTGAACCGCAATTTAATAAAATGAAGACACTTTGGCGGAATAAATTCCTGAAGGTGGGTTCCGAAAAGACCATACTTCTTTGAACTTGGCTTTAGCTTGGGGGCTTCAAGCGCCAAACTAAAGTTTAGGGAAGTCAAACTATCTTTGAGTGTGCATGAGTTGTTTTATTAGACCAACACAAAATAGTTTCGTTGTTCTAGCACAAGTAAAACCCAAAATCTCCCTTATGGCTCAAACATGACGAGGATCCCTCATTATGTTTCAGCAAACAATATTTCTTCACTCTTCGTTGGTGGATTACAAGGggaaaagagaaaatacaaaaaCCAGCTTCAAGGAGGCCACTGTGGCACTTCAGCATAACTGACCGTAAGAGAAATTGGTAATGACCTACAGCCCATTTATCCAGGATTTAACTGCCATCAGTAATCTGATCAAGACACTACTCCCTCTCCTCTTCCTGCCCAATGTTGCCCTTCCTCTTGTCTTCTCTTACTGTCTAAtctctcttattcctttacactcTCTTTCCCTTCTCCAACTCCATTTCTCTCTCCCTTTTCCCCTTGTCTTTCTCCTATCTCATCCCCCTCTTTAGTCCTCCCTCCTGCTTTTGTGAAATCTACACCAATAGTTGGGCTGATGGACCTGATTCCTCTTGACTGGCCAACTAAAAAAACTAGCCCAATCCAACCCTTCTGCCTGTCAGGCTCTGGATAAGGACCTTTAGTTGTAAGTTATATTGATGAAGTTATAGGCAAAGGTGCACAATCTCATGTCAGAGCAACCATTCTGTAACCTTAGCTACTCAACTAGGACCCCACTCAACCAAACTGAAGCAATCTGATAAAAATGCACAAGAACTTCAACCTAGACGGCTAGCTCAGAGTAATAGAAGAAGCATCTTTTGTATTCTCAAGCCAGTTGCTTCAGTACATTGGAGGTTCTAACTATTTGGAGCTTATATTTGAGGTTCTCATAAATCAAAAGAATATGTCAGCTTGTTCAGATAAAGCAATATTCTAAAATCCATTATCATGCAGGATTATTTCAGATGTTTCATTATGTGATCAACAGTACCCCAATCTAATTCCAAATGGACCTTGGTACTAGTGGGAAGATAAAAGAGTCCAGATTCATTAAATTTTATGGACCATAAGAGAATCAAATCTCACATAATTTTGTGCTCCAATGCATTCGGTGCACTATGATAAGAACAAATGCCCTATATTCTCAACACTGCCCATTATGTTGCATGCTAATTTTTTCCATTTCTGATACAGCTTTGTAATCCAAACAATAATTTCCATGAGCCAATCTGATGTAATATTCTCCTTTGATATGAACAAAATGTTGTAACTTAAATATGTTCTTTCAAGCAGAAATATGCCATTTTCAAATCCTATCAGTGCAATTCTAGCTGATCTTTGTCACATGCTTGTACCAGTGTGCAAGACCCAATTTGCAGAAGTGAAGGGACTTAAGCAGAAATGATTCATTGCTGATACAAGTAACATTTGTGCTATATTGGCATATGGAAAGATCGGAACATAATGTGAAAATATTTTGCACACTAAGTATACAAAGGCTTTAGACTGAGTAACCAAGCATTTTCTCACCTCCATTGAATTTCTAGAAAAGTAACTAACATCACGATGTTGGTCATGCTGTTGATAATCAAAACTCAACTCTCCATCATCTCCATTTTCAACAGAATGATCGACCTCATATCCTTCCAATTGATTATCCTCAAGTCCATTCAATTGATAGTCAATGTGCTGCTGTTCAGCTACAATTTTGATATGTGGCTCAACAACTTCAAGAGATTTAACTCCTTTATGAAAGAAGTTTAACTGATTCAACAAAGAGAACATATACAATCAATTCTTCTAGTTATGATTATTATAGCACTTGAAATTTGAAAACTACCTGTGATGCATTGTGCCTAGCAGCTAGTGTCAAGATACTGCGGGATTGTCCTTGCTTTAATGATTTCAAGCGACAGAGGAAAAGAGTTGCCTCCTCTTCATAATCTTCTTTAGCTGCCTGCAACTGCTGCAGAGAAAATGTGTCACCTTTGGCATTTTTCAACCTTCCTTTTCCACTTTGTGCTGCCAACATGTATACGTCTCTGGAGAAAAACAAAACAGAACAAAGAATAAATTACTTCATTAAAAAAGCTATTCACATGGACCACCCTGAAAACTTCAAGGGCAATTCAGTCAACCTGAATAACAGAACCtttttttccattagaagaaaaaTAAACGCAACACTAAGATCACACCTTTTATCATCACACTGGCGTTTCATTTCCTGCATTGGTGAATATCCCAATTAGAAGTTCACTATCATTCCTCAAAGGTACATATGTTTTGTTTTTTTCTAAATGCTGCAGAAAAGAATAAACTAACTAGTGGACAGAATCACaggcttttataaaattatacagAATAAAATAAAAGCCTTGAAAGAGAAGACACATCCCAGATGCCCCAGTAGAATTGTTAGTACAAATAAAGCaaagagaagataaaaatataagGCTAGTTCACTTAGTCAATGAAATGTCCAAACGTCACTCTAGATTTAGGAAAAAAAATGCTAAAACTAACTCAACACTATACTGAACAAGAGGAAAATATAAAAGCTAAACGAGACAAGTATTTTGACTTCAATAGCAAATTGATACaaataaattttgataataaagctTTTAGTCAAGAAGTTTAGCAAAGTTGAAGCCACTGTAGAAATCACATAAACTTCAATAGCAGATTGATAGATGATGAGATCCCATAACCAGAGATGTagtataattttttctttttcagaTGCATCAAAATTTAGCTGTAATTAATTGCATAAATTCAAGCTGTAAGCTCCAGAAAAATTTTAACCTTAGCCAAGAACTGTAGTTGAACAAATGGAGATGTGGGTCTGGGAATTTGAATCTATGTAAGCAAAAAGAAGGTTGAAAAGCAAAACCCAAAAGAAAGAAGTACTCAATCCAACTAGTCTATTGGGATGTCCTCTCATAACTAAAAAGATAGCAAATGATAGATTCAACATTGAGAGCATTAATCCCAAAAGGAGTAAAATTGACCAACAGTCTTTTGACCCAACACTACCAACGACCAGTCCTGCTCTATTGGAGGAGCCAGCCCCAGACGAGAGTCATTGTCAATGCCAAATCATTAAAAACTATTGTATTCAGTATTAACTAATGCATCAAACTGTGGTACACATTGAGCATGAGGACAAAGTATATCACATCAGACAATCATAGAATTTCACCGTGATGTACTATTATCTCTTAACACAAACCTTCTCCTGCTTCTCATTAAAGCAACCAGTTTCCACCATATTTCTAATGATAGTATATGTGTTTTCTTTTCTAGTAGACTTCCTGCATTTTAGCTTCTCCTATTCTTCTACTTTCCATTATATGCTTCCATAACATAAGGTTCAGTCCCCTTGAATGGAATTCAGAGTCTTCGTTGTTGAACCAATATAACCATGAGGTTCAATCACCTTGGATTGGACTCCCATAACATGAGTCTTGGTTGTTGACTCAAGAATTGCAAAGTAGAAAAGTACAAAGTAGCAGTTTAACATGCCCCACTTTCTGTTTTTCAACTCTCATTTTAAAATATCATTGGGCACTTCGCTCAGCCAGTTAGGTTAAAATATAGCACATGATTATTAACAACAAATCTGCCAGTTCTGCAAATTGAGAATTTTACACACCTGAATTAACATTTACTTAACAAAAGATtcccatcatttaaagcattaacGATGCCCATAGCATGCTGGCTACCCTCCTTAGTAGTTGTACAAACTCAGGGGCTTGAAGATGCACTTTCATCATGGATCAAGAGCTTTATCAGTATAATGTGAGTATGAATAAAGGACATCCCCACGAAGGGGAACATTGAGAAAACATAGGAAACCCAAAGTATAAGTGATGGCTTTTCTTGATGGACCACCTCAACAGGAAAAGAGCAACTAAAGGCATTCCTTCAACCATAGTATACTTTGAATGAGCCTATATCTCTCTAGTATTTTGAAGAGATATTGAGCAGTTAACCTACAGAATATAACTATCCAAAAACTAGTACTTTAttaattatcaaaaaaaaaaagttagatccAAGATTACAAACCTCTACAGTTTGAAGGTCCTTGAGAAGAGATTCTGATGGAGTTGTGATAGTCTGAACAACATGGACACGCTGAGAATGAAACAGATAGAATTTATTGTATTGTGTTTGAATCTGCAAACACTTCAAAATAAAGTTGGTATAAAGTAAAACAATTTGGACTCACATAGGTATTAACGAGTTTCTGAAGTTCAAGCTGTGCCTTTCCAAGCATCAACAAAAGCTTACCTGCATGCATTTAATGAAATGCAATCCATAATATGCAATGTAAGTAAGCAATTGAGATAATAAAACACATATTCAACAAGTAGTTGGTACAGTAATCTGTAAATTTTTGATTAAATATAAAATAGACTTGGTTTAAATCTGGAATCTAGTTGCGAACCAGAAAAGCCATTTGAATAGCAAAGACAAGTATGGTTCATCTCACAGTGGAGATATTATATACCAAGAAGGTTAGGAAGCGCTTGAAAACCTGCCAAGGTGCCCGAGCAATTGATTTGGTTTGGGCAAGCACCTTTAAATTGCATGCAGTCCAGCCACACGCTTGAGCTCAAGCGTCAAGAAATTCAGGCGACCGCTTGAACTAGATCAGGTTGTGGATCGTTGATCCTAGTTCAGTTGAACTAAATCAGCTTGATGCCAAGCCCTAACCCTAACCTTCCCTCTGCCCTGATGTGACTCCTCTTTCTCCTATGAAAAACCTAATACAAGCAACTTGATCAGCAATACTTTTCAATTCATGTGCAAAAATCGCCCTTCAACAATAAAGGATCGCCATCCGTGAGCAAGGCAACCCTCCGATGAtgcctttcctctctctctctctctccccccccccctctctaagCCTCCCAATAGGCCCCCTCTCCATCCCTCTCACTCTTGCCCCTCAAAAGCTTCACTCCTAACCGACAGCCCCCCTCCCATTGTCTTGTCTCCTTCTCTTGGACCTTGCCTTTTTATCCTTCTCCTCCACCGTTGCCACCTACCAAAACTCCATAGACCCCAACAACCCCCCTCTCCATCCTCCTCGTTAGCTGCCCTTCCAACCAACAATTCccccctcttctctttctctctctacttcCCCCTCTCCTTCCCTCTTGTTTTCCCCTCTCTCCTCCTTCGCCATCGCCCCCCACCAATCCTCTCTAAtaacccccctccccctccctcctaCTCCTCATCGATAGCTCCCCTCCTAAGTCCCAACTGGCAATGCTCCAACCCCCTCCCCTCACCCCCCCTTTTGTCTGCTCTCTCTGCCTATTCCTCCCTCTCCTTCCCTCCCATAAGGCCCCCTCCTACTCCACATCCTCCTCCCGAACAGATCCCTCCCAAATCCTAATCGACAACCTCTTGCCTTCCCTTGCTTGTCTCTCATCTTCTTCCATGCAACACGTCTTGCTTCTTCCCTTGTCTCTCCCCACCTTCTCTATTTCGTTCTCTTTTTTAATGCTAATTAGCATTAATGATAGTTAATTTTTGTTCATATAGCCTATGAATTATTTGAAAGATCGAATATATCATTGCTAGTGTTTGGTACTTTAAATCAAGGATTGTTGTGCCGCTTGAAACAGGCAGTACGTACTGATCCAAGCATGGGCCGATACGTGGACCTCTTTTCAGGTGGCCTAGTGCAATgtagtaaaaataataaaaaatcaaaaatagcAATGGGGCCTGTCCAActcaacattaaaaaaaaatcctaaaatagaAATTAGGGCTCACAAACGCGCGCCCCCTTCTCGTGTTCAACATTGCTACCATCACTACTGTCATTGCTTCACTTCCATGTTCCTTCTTCCTAGGTACGCTCccacctcttctcttcttctttctcctccgcCGCTgtgtcttcttccttcttccttcctcctttatTCTTTCACCacgccttcctcttctccctctttttctttctctctaaAACACCGATACTAATCAGTATGTACCGGTCTGACAAAACACTAAAATGGGTCTAGTACCCAAAACGACGATCCTTGCTTTAAATGtaatttgatgttttaatgataatacTTGGAATATGAAATGATATAGAACTGCCTCAGTTTCATTTTAGTGATCATCTCTTTAATTATATTTGATTATCATATTATGtactaaaattttataataacatTTAAGATTAAACTTCTTTTCaagatatttataatttatgtgaCAAGCAAAAAAAACACTGATACGCTTACCACTTTCTTCATCGTCATCCAGTGCAGTTTTTTCGAGCAGGCAAGTACCCAACTCCTTTAGAGCTTCTGAAAATTCtgcaaaaaaggggaaaaaaagaacTGTATAATACATTTTTGATAAAATAGGATAAAGTACGATAAGAGAAATGATAGGAGTTTTTCAGGTGGTTCAAATATAGAAGGATACTCTAAGAATGTGATATAATTTAAATCATGTCAGTCTATGTTAAAAGAGAAGAGTGAGGTAGAAGTAAATCAGACCCAATCAATTGTGGGCTTGATAAGAGCATTTTCCTGCAATAGTAGATAGAAAATCTCTGATATCATAACAAATAGAGAAAAGGATAGTGGgagaaattataaaaaatagagaagagagagagagagagagagagagagagagagagagagagagagaaaattcaTGAGTACAACTTCAGTAAAGGCTGAGTCACATAAACAAGAAATGGTTAGGTGACAGATGTTTTTAATCTCTGGTTTTCAGATGCAGTATACATGGGGTAGGAGCTAGAAGCATAACAACTGATGGCTGGGGATGCTTGATGCCAGTCAAGCATTGCCTGGTGATTAGTGATCATTAATTGGCAATCATCTATCAAGATTAACTATTAACTGATGATCATCAATAATGAACTAATGATAGCTAATAATCTGCTGATGATGTAATCTATAGGTGGCTGGCAACCAACATTCTTCCAGTAATCATcagtttccctgatcatccaacaGTTGGTGATCACATATTGCAGTCCAATCATAGTGAGCATGCATCGACAACCGGCCAACAGCCATAAACCATCACAAGACAATTAGCTTGATGACCACTAATCACCAAGAATCACAATCTTCCAATCATAACAACAACTATTCAGTTATCAATTAGCAGCATCTACCAGTAATCATTTAATGACTAGCGATCAATTAGTCAATTGAACAAGTATAAGAAAATGAATGGTTGAAGTGATTAAGCTACAGTTTCTTTTTATCGCTTTCACAATTTGCCAAACAATAAAACATTAATGTCACATTTTAACAGTGTTGCCTTTAAGAAATGCCATTTTTTGCTGCAACTACTTGGAGACAATCAAACAACCATTAAGTGCAAACCAAACCAAAATATTACTAAATTCCTTCAGAgcaaaatgataaatatatgaaaacGTATAGAGTACTACCATATGCACTATTTTCAATAGCAGCAGCGGCAGAAAGCAAGCTGTCATAGCAGTTTCTAATGTCATGGATGTCCTGAAAAAGTAAAATACCACATATTGGTAAGTGCACTTACAAAGACTACAGTTAAAGTTATCGTATTCTGAAAAAACAAGCCAGTGTTGTACTTTCTGCAGCAACTACTTCAATCACTATCATGATATCACTTGGCTGTGAAACAAAAATTCATCAAGGCTTTGTCGaacccttttgttttttttttttttttgtgcaaagGGCAAGTGACGAAAGTGGGATTTAAGCTAGGATCTTGCGCTGACGAAAGTGGGATTTAAGCCAGGATCTTGCGCTGAACTAGACAGCACATTCAATATTTTTACCAACCAAAACACTGTGTAATATCTTTTAGTGTTCTTCTTTACTTCGCTATCCATGATGCAAACACTGATCATCTACCAACCAATGTCTTGGTGAGATTGTTTTAGTTTTTAAAATCAAGGACTAATCACTAACATTTTTCAATGGCTTTTATTTCTGTTTATGCTTTGAAAGATGATCCTCCTTATTAGCAAAATCTCTAATTAAGATAATTGTTCATCCTCATAAAACATTTCCATCAAATATATTGTCACAATCACCTTCTATTTCTAATTCCACTCACTTCCTTCTTCTTAGACAATCTTGGTAACTAACGTAGAACTTCATGAGATGTTGTCAAATGACAAGTTATTATAACTGAAAAACAACTCAAACTGACAAAATTGTCTGAATAAATAAGATAAAATGTCTCCCTGCGTCACGTTAATACTTCGAGCAACAATTTCTAACAAAAAAGTAAGCAAGCGGATCTGATATAACAATTACATAAAAAAGAACATTTTATAAGTGCTAATAACAAGAACCATGATCCCCATCATTTCTTTATCCATAAACGATATACTCTAACAAGGTCCACAGAAAACCCTAGAAAGAGCGAATTAAACCGGAGGAACATAGAGAAGGTCATAAGAGGAACCTGGGACGCCTTGAGGAGCTCGTCCTGGTGCGCCACCAAGCCTTTCTCCCTTTTCTGCTTCTGCTCGTCCTTGTGGAAGGCGAACCCTCGCAATCTTCTCAGCGATGACTTCATCTCCCCACTCCCTCTCGGCCTTGACTACAAGATCAAGCGCCCCTGGCCAAAACCAAGTCCAAATCCCTAACCGAATTACGCAAGCGTCGACAAAGCAACAAAGAGCCAAAGAGGGGAATTCAATAAACCCTGGAGCAATCCGTACAAAGGCGAAACTGATCTCTCTCTCCCtcgctctttctctttctctctctctctctctctctctctcttgctgtgGTCAGTCAAAGAGATGTATCCAAAGAAAGAAGAGCGTTGCCGAAAAGAGCAGAGAGGAGAAGCGGTCTGGTGGAGCCGGTTCACGAAAACATCGAACCGGTCCAAATGAACCGTCGTGAGGATGACCTCTCCGTTATCCTGTGTTGGATTACATGACAGCGAAGAGGTAAACTTGTCGATGTGGTTAATTTAGACTGGTCAAAGTGGCTGACATTAGTCGAAGTGCGGAGACAAACGCCGCTCAGCCGATCGCGGGTGCTTCCGCGGAAGACTTCCCCGTGACGCATGAGTCGACCCGGGGGCGAGCGGGCCCCCACCTGTGAATTCCGAATCAAACGAAATGAGGCTTGACCACGGCGGACCACGGGCCAAGTTGATGGCGCTGGTTCTGGAACAGTGGGTGGAGTGGTACACCCGGCTCAATGATGTGGCAATCAAATGttgacagatatatatatatatatatatatatatatatatatatatatattctcttagcGATATCTTGACACATCTTATTATTAGTGAGTTCTGATGTCAATTCGATCTGAAGATATGAATCATGTTTAGTCTCAGAAGCGAAATCATCGTAAATTAACGGGTTAATTGAATTGAAATCATGTTTAGTCTCAGAGGTGAATCGTTTTTGTACGTACATAAAAATCAAAGGCTTGTTATTCCTAGCACATGTACAGTATCTTTAACATTTGTTGGCAATTCCTGACAAGTGTTTCCAACGATGAGAATAATACAATTGAAATTGAATTATGATAATCTCAATGAAGCTTATTCATTTCTAAGATGTCACTCTCATTCAACCAGTCAAGTCTTTAAGAGGATTCAACAGAATAATGTGTTTGCTGTTATTAGGCTTTGACTCTCTTTTAACTCTAAAATCAAAGTAGGACTAGCATCTAATAAGGTCCGTACTAATCATCAAATGATGAAAACAGGGGTTGGAAAGAAGTACCCTCTAAGTGGATATCACACGGTTTCTGTGTGAAATCTACAAGGCACTC
The window above is part of the Musa acuminata AAA Group cultivar baxijiao chromosome BXJ2-6, Cavendish_Baxijiao_AAA, whole genome shotgun sequence genome. Proteins encoded here:
- the LOC135614080 gene encoding uncharacterized protein At2g33490-like isoform X1, whose translation is MKSSLRRLRGFAFHKDEQKQKREKGLVAHQDELLKASQDIHDIRNCYDSLLSAAAAIENSAYEFSEALKELGTCLLEKTALDDDEESGKLLLMLGKAQLELQKLVNTYRVHVVQTITTPSESLLKDLQTVEEMKRQCDDKRCDLSVAFIFLLMEKKVLLFRDVYMLAAQSGKGRLKNAKGDTFSLQQLQAAKEDYEEEATLFLCRLKSLKQGQSRSILTLAARHNASQLNFFHKGVKSLEVVEPHIKIVAEQQHIDYQLNGLEDNQLEGYEVDHSVENGDDGELSFDYQQHDQHRDVSYFSRNSMEDDVDRCESDSSPFNKDVRAVSLSAPLFSDRNPKSSETTSQMQPLSTERFYTYALPTPVNVKSSTSTGPTNSISASGVENKGVCPTQLWHSSPLQPNFLGNNYRDVELPSPTSLPIKQSVFKESKTVGSPIRMPSACTEGGMSQLITSNTSDSKKIGRQVFSGPLTSTPLPSKPASFTNNSMSSVEHLAGVPAKPTSITTPKLSVPPPVTSPRINELHELPRPPIGCRKHLGSFNLIGHSAPLVPRGQGVNAISKQVPISSCIATPLPEPPGVMVRSFSIPSNGRKSNSTDVKSSDHPNSQRTTADASATHTSMNIG
- the LOC135614080 gene encoding uncharacterized protein At2g33490-like isoform X2, with product MKSSLRRLRGFAFHKDEQKQKREKGLVAHQDELLKASQDIHDIRNCYDSLLSAAAAIENSAYEFSEALKELGTCLLEKTALDDDEESGKLLLMLGKAQLELQKLVNTYRVHVVQTITTPSESLLKDLQTVEEMKRQCDDKRDVYMLAAQSGKGRLKNAKGDTFSLQQLQAAKEDYEEEATLFLCRLKSLKQGQSRSILTLAARHNASQLNFFHKGVKSLEVVEPHIKIVAEQQHIDYQLNGLEDNQLEGYEVDHSVENGDDGELSFDYQQHDQHRDVSYFSRNSMEDDVDRCESDSSPFNKDVRAVSLSAPLFSDRNPKSSETTSQMQPLSTERFYTYALPTPVNVKSSTSTGPTNSISASGVENKGVCPTQLWHSSPLQPNFLGNNYRDVELPSPTSLPIKQSVFKESKTVGSPIRMPSACTEGGMSQLITSNTSDSKKIGRQVFSGPLTSTPLPSKPASFTNNSMSSVEHLAGVPAKPTSITTPKLSVPPPVTSPRINELHELPRPPIGCRKHLGSFNLIGHSAPLVPRGQGVNAISKQVPISSCIATPLPEPPGVMVRSFSIPSNGRKSNSTDVKSSDHPNSQRTTADASATHTSMNIG
- the LOC135614080 gene encoding uncharacterized protein At2g33490-like isoform X3, which gives rise to MQFKGACPNQINCSGTLAGFQALPNLLGKLLLMLGKAQLELQKLVNTYRVHVVQTITTPSESLLKDLQTVEEMKRQCDDKRCDLSVAFIFLLMEKKVLLFRDVYMLAAQSGKGRLKNAKGDTFSLQQLQAAKEDYEEEATLFLCRLKSLKQGQSRSILTLAARHNASQLNFFHKGVKSLEVVEPHIKIVAEQQHIDYQLNGLEDNQLEGYEVDHSVENGDDGELSFDYQQHDQHRDVSYFSRNSMEDDVDRCESDSSPFNKDVRAVSLSAPLFSDRNPKSSETTSQMQPLSTERFYTYALPTPVNVKSSTSTGPTNSISASGVENKGVCPTQLWHSSPLQPNFLGNNYRDVELPSPTSLPIKQSVFKESKTVGSPIRMPSACTEGGMSQLITSNTSDSKKIGRQVFSGPLTSTPLPSKPASFTNNSMSSVEHLAGVPAKPTSITTPKLSVPPPVTSPRINELHELPRPPIGCRKHLGSFNLIGHSAPLVPRGQGVNAISKQVPISSCIATPLPEPPGVMVRSFSIPSNGRKSNSTDVKSSDHPNSQRTTADASATHTSMNIG